A region of Methanomicrobium sp. W14 DNA encodes the following proteins:
- a CDS encoding hydantoinase/oxoprolinase family protein: MSDLVGIDVGGANLKVFDGNTVSIHYCPMWKKSPLKDLLKKYSGKKAAVVMSGELADGFSGKDEGIEYICNSVSEAIPKSLFYGTDGAFHEGPSHVLAAANWLASADFLRKDYPDSVLVDFGSTTTDIIPLNSFDSLKGLTDLDRLRKGYLVYTGTLRSTIPSLLRNVVVDGYDTLVSCEYFAQSADAHLVLGNIGCNDYTTPAPDGAEVSYNASLQRLSRVVCSDLYEIGESGALEIAKAFYSEQMELIKKYTEKTLRDTGSADIIAAGIGSGIISKFFGCKSLSERKDIFPDALPAFSVYEVAKRTELF; encoded by the coding sequence TTGAGTGACCTTGTAGGTATAGATGTGGGAGGAGCGAACCTGAAAGTATTTGACGGAAATACAGTCAGCATACATTACTGTCCTATGTGGAAGAAGTCCCCTTTAAAGGACCTTCTTAAAAAATACTCCGGAAAAAAAGCGGCTGTGGTTATGAGCGGAGAACTTGCCGATGGTTTTTCCGGAAAAGACGAGGGAATAGAATATATCTGCAATTCCGTCTCAGAGGCTATACCAAAGTCCCTCTTCTACGGGACCGACGGTGCATTTCATGAAGGTCCTTCGCATGTCCTTGCAGCTGCAAACTGGCTTGCATCCGCAGATTTTTTAAGAAAAGACTATCCTGACAGTGTTTTAGTGGACTTTGGGAGCACTACAACCGATATAATACCCCTGAACTCATTTGACTCCCTTAAGGGGCTTACAGACCTTGACCGCCTGAGAAAAGGATACCTTGTATACACGGGGACTCTGAGGTCTACAATACCGTCTCTTTTAAGAAACGTCGTCGTAGACGGCTACGACACCCTTGTAAGCTGCGAGTATTTCGCCCAGAGTGCGGATGCACACTTAGTCCTTGGAAACATCGGGTGTAATGATTATACGACACCGGCTCCCGACGGGGCAGAAGTCTCATACAATGCATCGCTTCAGAGGCTTTCAAGAGTTGTCTGTTCAGACCTGTACGAAATAGGGGAATCAGGTGCACTTGAGATTGCAAAGGCATTTTACAGTGAACAAATGGAACTTATAAAAAAGTACACTGAAAAAACTCTCAGAGATACAGGCTCAGCGGACATAATAGCCGCAGGAATCGGGTCCGGCATAATCTCAAAATTTTTCGGGTGCAAAAGTCTTTCAGAAAGAAAGGATATCTTTCCTGACGCACTGCCCGCATTTTCTGTATACGAGGTGGCAAAACGAACAGAATTGTTTTAA
- a CDS encoding ATP-grasp domain-containing protein gives MRALIAEYTVFNSPELAPEGAAMLKTLTGSFERCGYEVYSPKRGEDFAGELKRLAPECDVGLVIAPDDILSKFTKIIEDNTRNIGCGSLNIALCSNKRHTGSVLSSHGIDVPGETDKGVRLIKKINGVDGQNMRLSDEEPGFGEFGQEFVEGENISVSLVGGRVTGDTCLSYTGKKPLILSVNKQYIKRDNNRFFYCGGETPFFHPRNHEIIGEAVKCIDVLGCQGYTGIDMVVSENRICVVDVNPRPTTSLTGICSIMEEEIADILVESSKGNVPDCVHLKGRVSFNAKGGVTTIE, from the coding sequence ATGAGGGCACTTATTGCCGAATATACTGTATTCAATAGTCCTGAGCTTGCACCAGAGGGTGCGGCAATGCTTAAAACTCTTACCGGAAGTTTCGAGCGCTGCGGCTATGAAGTATATTCTCCAAAAAGAGGGGAGGACTTTGCCGGCGAATTAAAAAGACTGGCTCCGGAATGTGATGTCGGCCTTGTAATTGCGCCGGATGATATTCTGTCAAAATTTACAAAGATAATAGAGGACAATACGAGAAATATTGGTTGCGGAAGTCTGAACATTGCACTGTGCTCGAATAAACGCCACACAGGTTCGGTACTTTCCTCCCACGGAATTGATGTGCCCGGAGAAACCGATAAGGGTGTAAGGCTCATAAAAAAAATAAACGGTGTCGACGGCCAGAATATGCGTCTTTCGGATGAAGAACCGGGGTTCGGTGAATTCGGGCAGGAGTTTGTTGAAGGCGAGAATATAAGTGTGAGCCTTGTCGGAGGAAGAGTCACCGGAGATACCTGCCTTTCATACACCGGAAAAAAGCCTCTTATCCTGTCCGTCAACAAACAGTATATAAAACGTGACAACAACAGGTTTTTTTACTGCGGCGGTGAAACTCCTTTTTTTCACCCCAGAAACCATGAAATCATAGGAGAGGCTGTTAAATGCATTGATGTTCTCGGTTGCCAGGGATACACCGGCATCGATATGGTGGTCTCAGAGAACAGAATCTGCGTAGTTGACGTAAACCCGAGGCCGACTACAAGCCTTACTGGGATATGCAGCATTATGGAGGAGGAGATTGCAGATATCCTGGTGGAATCCTCAAAAGGAAATGTCCCCGACTGCGTGCACCTGAAAGGAAGAGTCTCTTTCAATGCAAAAGGCGGGGTGACAACAATTGAGTGA